In Streptomyces capitiformicae, one genomic interval encodes:
- a CDS encoding lasso RiPP family leader peptide-containing protein: MEQAQTDQKPVYEPPAVAEVAEFSELTTGCGFDFFEMPAQHNIC; the protein is encoded by the coding sequence ATGGAGCAGGCCCAGACGGACCAGAAGCCGGTGTACGAGCCGCCGGCGGTGGCCGAGGTCGCCGAGTTCTCGGAGCTGACCACCGGTTGTGGGTTCGACTTCTTCGAGATGCCCGCCCAGCACAACATCTGCTGA
- a CDS encoding asparagine synthase has product MSVMPESTAAGSGWFAVLPDCEAARAAASVLGAEAARIVEHASGRPWLVGHWADGEVVVATVGDARVAAVGLTPLTGARLAALVREGDALGSLDRIAANGPTGSCHLLASEAGRLRSQGTASGLRRLFSARVAGVMVACDRSDVLAAALDAGIDERLVALRLMDPLIPHPLDERPLWRGVAAVPAGTALLTDPDGHARTRRWWHAPESDLPLAEGAERLAGALADAVAVRTADGGLISSDLSGGLDSTSLCFLAARGPARLLALTLTGSDPANDDLSWARRAAGRLPDAEHLVLPTADLPAHYTGVLRAGEGVDEPALGGRVHAAFAETARRLADRGSRLHLSGEGADQILSARTPYLHTTLRTRPRTAVTHLRATVSTQRWRLLPTLRALADNRSYGRWLADTTQNLSPVLALDGSPALGWQMLRPQLPPWASRDAAGTVRELLWQTALEAEPLAGDRGRHEVLWSVRNGTRLARQLTRVTSRAGLATHYPFYDDRVLEAALSVQLHERTTPFAYKPLLVRAMRDAMPAELLTRSTKGEYSAEMQSGLRAHRAQLAELLDQPLLGTLGLVDADALRRACLSMFPPRLSPVTLEATLAVETWLRAHTGPAASTTALGSEAAA; this is encoded by the coding sequence ATGAGCGTGATGCCGGAAAGCACGGCGGCGGGCAGCGGCTGGTTCGCGGTTCTCCCGGACTGCGAGGCGGCGCGGGCGGCCGCCTCGGTCCTGGGCGCGGAGGCGGCGCGGATCGTGGAGCACGCCTCGGGGCGGCCGTGGCTCGTCGGACACTGGGCCGACGGCGAGGTCGTCGTCGCGACGGTCGGCGACGCCCGGGTGGCGGCCGTGGGCCTCACCCCGCTGACCGGAGCCCGCCTCGCCGCACTCGTCCGGGAAGGCGACGCGCTCGGCTCGCTCGACCGGATCGCCGCGAACGGCCCGACCGGCAGCTGCCATCTGCTCGCGTCCGAGGCGGGCCGGCTGCGGTCCCAGGGGACGGCCTCGGGGCTGCGGCGGCTGTTCTCCGCCCGGGTGGCCGGTGTCATGGTCGCCTGTGACCGCTCGGACGTCCTGGCCGCCGCCCTCGACGCGGGCATCGACGAACGCCTGGTGGCCCTCCGCCTCATGGACCCGCTGATCCCGCACCCCCTCGACGAACGCCCCCTGTGGCGGGGCGTGGCGGCGGTCCCGGCCGGTACGGCACTGCTGACCGACCCCGACGGCCACGCCCGTACGCGGCGCTGGTGGCACGCACCCGAGTCCGACCTCCCCCTCGCCGAGGGCGCGGAGCGGCTGGCCGGGGCGCTCGCGGACGCGGTCGCCGTACGCACCGCCGACGGCGGGCTGATCAGCTCGGACCTGTCCGGCGGGCTGGACTCCACCTCGCTGTGCTTCCTGGCCGCGCGGGGGCCCGCCCGGCTGCTCGCCCTCACCCTCACCGGCTCCGACCCCGCCAACGACGACCTCTCCTGGGCCCGGCGGGCCGCGGGCCGGCTGCCGGACGCCGAGCATCTGGTGCTGCCGACGGCCGACCTGCCGGCGCACTACACCGGGGTGCTGCGCGCGGGCGAGGGTGTCGACGAACCGGCCCTCGGGGGCCGCGTCCACGCCGCGTTCGCCGAGACCGCGCGCCGCCTGGCGGACCGGGGCTCTCGGCTGCATCTGTCCGGGGAGGGCGCGGACCAGATCCTGTCCGCGCGCACGCCGTACCTGCACACCACGCTCCGCACCCGGCCCCGCACCGCCGTCACCCACCTGCGCGCCACGGTCTCCACCCAGCGCTGGCGCCTGCTGCCGACGTTGCGGGCGCTGGCCGACAACCGCTCGTACGGGCGCTGGCTCGCCGACACCACCCAGAACCTCTCCCCCGTACTGGCCCTGGACGGTTCCCCCGCCCTGGGCTGGCAGATGCTGCGGCCCCAACTGCCGCCCTGGGCAAGCCGGGACGCGGCGGGCACCGTACGGGAACTGCTCTGGCAGACCGCCCTCGAAGCCGAGCCCCTCGCCGGCGACCGCGGCCGGCACGAGGTCCTGTGGTCCGTGCGGAACGGCACCCGGCTGGCCCGTCAGCTCACCCGCGTCACCAGCCGGGCGGGTCTGGCCACGCACTACCCCTTCTACGACGACCGCGTACTGGAGGCGGCCCTGTCCGTACAGCTGCACGAGCGCACCACCCCCTTCGCGTACAAGCCGCTGCTGGTGAGGGCGATGCGGGACGCGATGCCCGCCGAGCTGCTCACCCGCAGCACCAAGGGCGAGTACAGCGCCGAGATGCAGAGCGGTCTGCGCGCCCACCGCGCCCAGCTGGCGGAGCTGCTCGACCAGCCGCTCCTCGGCACGCTCGGCCTCGTCGACGCCGACGCCCTGCGCCGGGCCTGTCTGAGCATGTTCCCGCCCCGGCTGTCGCCGGTCACGCTGGAGGCGACCCTGGCCGTCGAGACCTGGCTGCGCGCCCACACCGGACCGGCCGCGTCCACCACCGCCCTGGGAAGCGAGGCGGCGGCATGA
- a CDS encoding lasso peptide biosynthesis PqqD family chaperone, which produces MNGTTKLRRHVSASDVADGMVLLDERKGRYFKLNPSAALILRALLDGSSPDEVARVLVERYEVSEERAAADVDALTAELAGIGLVVA; this is translated from the coding sequence ATGAACGGGACCACCAAGTTGCGGCGGCACGTCTCCGCCTCCGACGTCGCGGACGGCATGGTCCTCCTCGACGAGCGCAAGGGCCGCTACTTCAAGCTGAATCCGAGCGCCGCCCTGATCCTGCGCGCCCTGCTCGACGGCTCCTCGCCGGACGAGGTGGCGAGGGTCCTGGTCGAGCGGTACGAGGTCTCCGAGGAGCGGGCGGCCGCCGATGTCGACGCGCTCACCGCCGAGTTGGCCGGCATCGGGCTGGTGGTCGCGTGA
- a CDS encoding lasso peptide biosynthesis B2 protein, translating to MSVPSVFRTRPRLPLRRRPLPLLAVGAAHLIGRLSPLRIRQILTACSRGARPATYAEAARARGEVVAVSVRCAGQGCLPRSIATVLLCRVRGSWPTWRTGMRTVPMVAHAWVEAEGQPVEDLPLTPGIPPLITVAPRKHP from the coding sequence GTGAGCGTCCCCAGCGTCTTCCGGACCCGGCCCCGGCTGCCTCTGCGCCGACGCCCGCTGCCGCTCCTCGCGGTGGGCGCCGCGCACCTGATCGGCCGGCTCTCCCCACTGCGCATCCGGCAGATCCTGACCGCCTGTTCGCGCGGCGCCCGCCCCGCGACGTACGCCGAGGCCGCGCGGGCGCGCGGTGAGGTGGTCGCGGTGAGTGTGCGCTGCGCCGGGCAGGGCTGTCTGCCGCGCTCCATCGCCACCGTGCTGCTGTGCCGCGTCCGCGGCAGCTGGCCGACCTGGCGTACGGGCATGCGTACGGTCCCGATGGTCGCCCACGCGTGGGTGGAGGCGGAGGGCCAACCGGTGGAGGACCTGCCGCTCACCCCGGGTATCCCGCCGCTCATCACCGTCGCGCCACGGAAGCACCCATAA
- a CDS encoding ATP-binding cassette domain-containing protein, with translation MPGADIAVRTEELSKLYGTREALVGLDLTVPAGQVFGFLGPNGAGKTTTIGILCTLLRPTLGHAWVAGAHVAREAGRVRRRIGVVFQEQTLDQDLTAMESMRMQAELYGLPGPAARAASTALLDLMGLADRAGHVVRTLSGGTRRRLEIARALVHGPRVLFLDEPTTGLDPQTRAAVREHLRLLCREHGITVFLTTHHLEEAEHCDRIAIIDDGELVAEGSPGELKAVIGADLVTLRTDDDERVAEAVRRLFGVATVTGPGGVRLRAPDGAALVPRLCAELTVPIHSVTVAPPTLDDVFLHHTGRTIR, from the coding sequence GTGCCGGGCGCCGACATCGCCGTACGCACCGAGGAACTCAGCAAGCTCTACGGGACCCGCGAGGCCCTGGTCGGACTCGACCTCACCGTCCCGGCCGGCCAGGTCTTCGGCTTCCTCGGCCCCAACGGGGCGGGCAAGACCACCACCATCGGCATCCTGTGCACCCTGTTGCGGCCGACGCTGGGCCACGCGTGGGTGGCCGGGGCGCATGTGGCCCGCGAGGCCGGGCGGGTACGGCGCCGGATCGGCGTCGTCTTCCAGGAACAGACCCTCGACCAGGACCTGACGGCCATGGAGAGCATGCGCATGCAGGCCGAGTTGTACGGGCTGCCCGGCCCGGCGGCCCGCGCCGCCAGTACCGCGCTGCTCGACCTGATGGGCCTCGCCGACCGGGCCGGCCACGTCGTACGCACCCTCTCCGGTGGCACCCGCCGCCGACTGGAGATAGCCCGGGCGCTGGTGCACGGTCCCCGGGTGCTCTTCCTCGACGAGCCCACCACCGGGCTCGACCCGCAGACCCGGGCCGCCGTCCGGGAGCATCTGCGGCTGCTGTGCCGGGAGCACGGCATCACCGTGTTCCTGACCACGCATCATCTGGAGGAGGCCGAGCACTGCGACCGCATCGCCATCATCGACGACGGCGAACTGGTCGCGGAGGGCTCGCCCGGGGAGCTGAAGGCGGTCATCGGCGCCGACCTCGTCACCCTGCGCACCGACGACGACGAGCGGGTCGCCGAGGCCGTACGCCGGCTGTTCGGCGTCGCGACGGTGACCGGGCCCGGCGGCGTACGGCTGCGCGCGCCCGACGGGGCCGCCCTGGTCCCCCGGCTGTGCGCCGAACTCACCGTCCCCATCCACTCCGTGACCGTCGCCCCGCCCACCCTCGACGACGTGTTCCTGCACCACACGGGCCGCACGATCCGCTAG
- a CDS encoding ABC transporter permease, which yields MSSATTSESTSESTIESTIESTIDTSATATGAVIDEAGFRDGPFARFAQDLRTVRILWRREMVRFLRNRARLVMGLAAPLLFLFVLGNGIGSAGGALGLYQAFLFPGTLLMVVQGPAVAVGTVIMWDRQSGFLRQMLVAPVRRAAILAGICLGGATTGALYALPVLALAGPMGVPYHPRLLLLLGEITLLAFALTALGVSAAVCIRRPETFQIVSGLAMAPAVLLSGALFPVGGLPSWLGMVVRANPLSYGVDALRRTMPDPEPGGAATPSWFHAGPEWWGWAPPVLLELALVVVPSLLLLTLAGRRFSRID from the coding sequence TTGTCGTCGGCGACCACGTCCGAGTCCACGTCCGAGTCCACGATCGAGTCCACGATCGAGTCCACGATCGATACGAGTGCGACGGCCACCGGGGCCGTCATCGATGAAGCCGGGTTCCGTGACGGCCCGTTCGCCCGGTTCGCGCAGGATCTGCGGACCGTGCGGATCCTGTGGCGGCGGGAGATGGTGCGGTTCCTGCGCAACCGTGCCCGGCTGGTGATGGGGCTCGCGGCGCCGCTGCTGTTCCTGTTCGTGCTCGGGAACGGGATCGGTTCGGCCGGCGGCGCTCTCGGCCTCTACCAGGCGTTCCTGTTCCCCGGCACGCTGCTGATGGTGGTGCAGGGCCCGGCCGTGGCCGTGGGCACGGTGATCATGTGGGACCGGCAGTCCGGGTTCCTGCGGCAGATGCTGGTCGCCCCGGTACGGCGCGCCGCGATCCTCGCGGGCATCTGCCTGGGCGGCGCCACCACCGGGGCCCTGTACGCGCTTCCCGTCCTGGCCCTCGCCGGGCCCATGGGCGTGCCCTATCACCCCCGGCTGCTCCTGCTCCTGGGCGAGATCACCCTGCTCGCCTTCGCACTCACCGCGCTGGGTGTCTCGGCGGCGGTGTGCATCCGGCGCCCGGAGACCTTCCAGATCGTGTCCGGGCTGGCGATGGCACCGGCCGTGCTGCTGTCCGGCGCGCTGTTCCCCGTAGGCGGGCTGCCGTCATGGCTGGGCATGGTGGTACGGGCCAACCCGCTGAGCTACGGCGTCGACGCCCTGCGCCGCACCATGCCGGACCCGGAACCGGGCGGCGCCGCCACCCCGTCCTGGTTCCACGCCGGCCCGGAGTGGTGGGGCTGGGCCCCGCCGGTCCTCCTGGAGCTCGCCCTCGTCGTCGTACCGTCCCTGCTTCTGCTGACTCTGGCCGGCCGCCGCTTCTCCCGCATCGACTGA
- a CDS encoding response regulator transcription factor, protein MSMSGRAEVVVRPSPVLRIAVIGDCPLFRHGVSQLIGTAPDLHLVAAAASIEAADGSLRGAEVVLMDLQQSAPRLAAAVAKLRRQGHAVIVVSSSPRVDAVQVIREGASGYLSRQAEGEEVLTAIRAVGSGRSYVCAPAGQLLGPSPRFTDREQEILRLVADGATDHEIAARLRISKHTVQSHLDRIGEKTGSRRRSDLTRLAVESGLTDAEQPE, encoded by the coding sequence ATGTCCATGAGTGGTCGGGCCGAGGTGGTCGTGCGGCCGTCGCCGGTGCTGCGCATCGCGGTCATCGGGGACTGCCCCCTCTTCCGGCACGGCGTCTCCCAGCTGATCGGTACCGCCCCCGACCTCCACCTGGTCGCCGCCGCAGCGTCCATCGAGGCCGCGGACGGCAGCCTGCGCGGTGCGGAAGTGGTGCTGATGGATCTGCAGCAGTCCGCCCCGCGGCTCGCCGCGGCCGTGGCGAAGCTGCGGCGGCAGGGGCATGCCGTCATCGTCGTGTCGTCCTCTCCACGGGTCGACGCGGTTCAGGTGATCCGGGAGGGTGCCAGCGGCTACCTGAGCCGACAGGCCGAGGGGGAGGAAGTACTGACGGCGATCCGGGCCGTGGGATCGGGCCGCAGCTATGTGTGCGCGCCCGCCGGACAGCTGCTCGGACCGTCACCGCGCTTCACGGACCGGGAGCAGGAGATCCTCCGCCTCGTCGCCGACGGCGCGACGGACCACGAGATCGCCGCTCGGCTGAGAATCAGCAAGCACACCGTCCAGTCGCATCTCGACCGGATCGGCGAGAAGACGGGCTCCCGACGCCGTTCCGATCTCACCCGGCTCGCCGTCGAATCCGGGCTTACGGACGCGGAACAGCCGGAATAG
- a CDS encoding S8 family peptidase — translation MIVRRTAVAVAASLIGLTASASASGTATAAPRAAETVPQSWEYSALNLAQAHRAAQGEGVTVAVLDSGVEAGHPALAGKVTTGPDYVEDGLQPGDPKWGDHGTAMASDVLKVAPKAEILSIRITSDKDEDGFYRGTSRIARGIDYAIEHGADVISMSIGGELLGDSYDEDEADALGRAAQAGVPVLASAGNSGDEFNDAQYPAGYPGVIAVAALQQSGTRAEFSTVRTYNSVAAPGVAIMSAKNTGGYEAINGTSPATALSAGVVALMKSANGDLTSAQVRSILTRTARHASSGPSPLDGYGMIDAAAAVESSAKPPADRTEPIAHKGKEHLATPDGTPKTQHPPLDTELVAIGGAAAAVGLVMVIGALLSARAARRRGTRARAQQAGQG, via the coding sequence GTGATCGTGCGGCGTACCGCCGTGGCCGTGGCGGCGTCCCTGATCGGCCTGACCGCGTCGGCCTCCGCGTCGGGTACGGCGACCGCCGCGCCCCGCGCGGCCGAGACCGTCCCGCAGAGCTGGGAGTACTCGGCGCTGAACCTGGCCCAGGCCCATCGGGCGGCGCAGGGCGAGGGCGTCACCGTCGCCGTCCTGGACTCCGGTGTCGAGGCCGGCCACCCAGCCCTCGCCGGCAAGGTCACCACGGGCCCCGACTACGTCGAGGACGGCCTCCAGCCGGGCGACCCGAAGTGGGGCGACCACGGCACCGCGATGGCCTCGGACGTCCTCAAGGTCGCCCCGAAGGCCGAGATCCTCTCGATCCGGATCACCAGCGACAAGGACGAGGACGGCTTCTACAGGGGGACCAGCAGGATCGCCCGGGGCATCGACTACGCGATCGAGCACGGCGCCGACGTCATCTCCATGTCGATCGGCGGCGAACTCCTCGGCGACAGCTACGACGAGGACGAGGCCGACGCCCTGGGCCGCGCCGCGCAGGCCGGCGTTCCGGTCCTCGCCTCGGCGGGCAACAGCGGTGACGAGTTCAACGACGCCCAGTACCCGGCGGGTTACCCGGGCGTGATCGCCGTCGCCGCGCTCCAGCAGAGCGGCACCCGGGCCGAGTTCTCCACCGTGCGGACCTACAACTCGGTGGCCGCGCCGGGCGTGGCCATCATGAGCGCCAAGAACACCGGCGGCTACGAGGCGATCAACGGCACCTCACCCGCGACGGCGCTCAGCGCGGGTGTCGTGGCGCTGATGAAGTCGGCGAACGGCGACCTGACCTCCGCGCAGGTCCGCTCCATCCTGACGAGGACGGCCCGCCACGCCTCCTCCGGTCCCAGCCCGCTGGACGGCTACGGCATGATCGACGCGGCCGCCGCCGTCGAATCCTCCGCGAAGCCCCCCGCCGACCGCACCGAGCCCATCGCCCACAAGGGCAAGGAACACCTGGCCACCCCCGACGGCACCCCGAAGACCCAACACCCGCCTCTGGACACGGAACTGGTGGCCATCGGCGGCGCCGCGGCCGCCGTAGGCCTCGTCATGGTCATCGGCGCCCTCCTGAGCGCCAGAGCGGCCCGCCGCCGCGGGACCCGCGCCCGCGCACAGCAGGCGGGGCAGGGCTGA
- a CDS encoding phosphotransferase enzyme family protein, which yields MRSRAGFIATMYGLGGECGVGPGSPAWDMTPVARGALGQIWKLSSGNGFSWAVKELLFGCDEGQVQREAALRNAAEGLGISAPRFLPDRTGAYVSRLPSSMGGSYVKLYDWVDGVEADPADPEILAWCGRTLALLHRAGEGASGEPNAWYEECPRPADWAELYEAVRRAGVPWADELGRFITTSAGELADHVTPSGAGDVVVSHLDMRPQNVLVGPAGPALLDWDNAGLISAERELARAVHVWAGGNDFDADSARRLVRAYVDAGGPAVVKGLDSFSMLFATDLNYVRVQAGCAIDPNVTPAQREFASDQVLTALRSLPDPAAAARLTEALASEW from the coding sequence ATGCGGAGCAGGGCCGGTTTCATCGCGACCATGTACGGCCTCGGCGGCGAATGCGGAGTGGGGCCCGGCTCCCCGGCGTGGGACATGACGCCCGTCGCTCGGGGGGCGCTGGGGCAGATCTGGAAGTTGTCGTCGGGGAACGGCTTCTCGTGGGCGGTGAAGGAGCTTCTGTTCGGCTGTGACGAGGGGCAGGTGCAACGGGAGGCCGCGTTGCGGAACGCCGCGGAGGGGCTGGGGATTTCCGCGCCCCGGTTCCTGCCGGACCGCACCGGGGCGTACGTCTCGCGGCTGCCCTCCTCGATGGGCGGGTCGTACGTGAAGCTGTACGACTGGGTCGACGGGGTCGAGGCGGATCCGGCCGACCCGGAGATCCTGGCGTGGTGCGGCCGGACCCTGGCCCTGCTGCACCGGGCCGGGGAGGGAGCGAGCGGGGAGCCGAACGCCTGGTACGAGGAATGCCCGCGCCCTGCCGACTGGGCGGAGTTGTACGAGGCGGTGCGGCGGGCCGGTGTGCCGTGGGCGGACGAGCTGGGGCGGTTCATCACCACCTCGGCGGGGGAGCTGGCGGACCATGTCACCCCTTCCGGCGCCGGTGACGTGGTGGTGTCCCATCTCGACATGCGGCCGCAGAACGTCCTGGTCGGCCCGGCCGGGCCCGCCCTTCTCGACTGGGACAACGCCGGCCTCATATCGGCGGAACGCGAACTCGCCCGCGCCGTCCATGTATGGGCGGGTGGGAACGACTTCGACGCCGACTCCGCCCGGCGGCTGGTACGGGCCTATGTGGACGCCGGCGGGCCCGCGGTCGTCAAGGGGCTCGACTCCTTCTCGATGCTCTTCGCGACGGACCTGAATTACGTCCGCGTACAGGCCGGATGCGCGATCGACCCGAATGTGACCCCGGCCCAGCGCGAGTTCGCGAGCGACCAGGTCCTCACCGCCTTGCGGAGCCTGCCGGACCCGGCCGCCGCCGCACGACTGACGGAGGCGCTCGCCTCCGAGTGGTGA
- a CDS encoding MFS transporter, whose protein sequence is MSIADTDTDTDTDTDTGALTPRLKLTLVLLLAAQFMLAVDFSILNVALPVIGDGLGFSSAGLQWIATSFALCAAGCTLLFGRVADLFGRRRLFLGGLVVLGAASLVGGLAQDPEVLIVARVFQGLATAAVTPAGLSLLTTSFPEGPLREKALGLNGALMSAGFTAGAILGGLLTELLSWRWAFFVNVPVVLAVLLIAPTVIRESRPDERPRLDVPGAVSVTLGLLAVVLGLTRAGEHGWGSASALLWLAAGAVLLLVFYGVERRVSEPLVPVGVLGKRSVAWGNVAGLIAFLTETSLVFLLTLYLQEVLGFSPLAAGLSFGVLGVGTVVGGTLAPRVIGRVGSRRTLIVGGVVQTVFTVALLGMGDDRSSMWLLLAGTFAGGVGNMLVIVGFMVTATSGLDDHEQGLATGLATMTQQIGITMGTPIMSAVATAAATGGGAAVMLGGLKAAIALNAALVLLGTLTSALFLRGAAPRQAGEPVGSTAER, encoded by the coding sequence ATGTCCATTGCGGATACGGATACGGATACGGACACCGACACAGACACCGGTGCGCTCACTCCCCGCCTGAAACTGACCCTGGTGCTGCTCCTCGCGGCTCAGTTCATGCTGGCCGTGGACTTCTCCATCCTGAATGTGGCGCTACCGGTGATCGGCGACGGGTTGGGGTTCTCGTCGGCGGGTCTGCAGTGGATCGCCACGTCGTTCGCGCTGTGCGCGGCGGGGTGCACGCTGCTCTTCGGCCGGGTGGCCGACCTCTTCGGACGGCGGCGGCTGTTCCTCGGCGGACTGGTGGTGCTGGGGGCGGCCTCGTTGGTCGGGGGGCTCGCGCAGGACCCGGAGGTGCTGATCGTGGCCCGGGTCTTCCAGGGGCTCGCCACGGCCGCCGTCACGCCCGCCGGGCTGTCGCTGCTGACGACCTCCTTTCCCGAGGGGCCGCTGCGGGAGAAGGCGCTCGGTCTCAACGGGGCGCTGATGTCGGCCGGTTTCACCGCGGGGGCGATCCTCGGCGGCCTGCTCACCGAACTGCTCTCCTGGCGCTGGGCGTTCTTCGTCAACGTGCCCGTGGTCCTGGCCGTCCTCCTCATCGCCCCGACCGTCATCAGGGAGTCCCGGCCCGACGAACGCCCGAGGCTGGACGTGCCGGGTGCCGTCAGCGTCACGCTCGGTCTGCTGGCCGTCGTCCTCGGCCTGACCCGGGCGGGCGAACACGGCTGGGGCTCGGCGTCCGCGCTGCTGTGGCTCGCGGCGGGTGCCGTTCTGCTCCTCGTCTTCTACGGCGTCGAACGCCGGGTCTCCGAGCCTCTGGTGCCGGTCGGTGTGCTCGGGAAGCGGTCGGTCGCGTGGGGGAACGTGGCCGGGCTGATCGCCTTCCTGACGGAGACCTCCCTGGTCTTCCTCCTCACTCTCTACCTCCAGGAAGTCCTCGGCTTCTCGCCGCTGGCCGCTGGGCTGTCGTTCGGTGTGCTGGGGGTCGGTACGGTCGTCGGCGGCACGCTCGCGCCCCGGGTCATCGGCAGGGTGGGCAGCAGGCGGACGCTGATCGTCGGTGGTGTCGTTCAGACCGTCTTCACGGTCGCCCTGCTGGGGATGGGCGACGACCGCTCCTCGATGTGGCTGCTGCTGGCCGGCACCTTCGCGGGCGGCGTCGGCAACATGCTGGTCATCGTCGGTTTCATGGTCACCGCCACGTCCGGGCTCGACGACCACGAGCAGGGCCTGGCCACCGGGCTCGCCACCATGACCCAGCAGATCGGTATCACCATGGGCACGCCGATCATGAGCGCGGTCGCCACCGCCGCGGCCACCGGCGGCGGCGCCGCGGTCATGCTCGGCGGTCTCAAGGCCGCGATCGCCCTGAACGCCGCGCTCGTGCTCCTCGGCACCCTCACCAGTGCCCTGTTCCTGCGCGGTGCCGCGCCCCGGCAAGCTGGAGAACCTGTTGGTTCCACGGCGGAAAGGTGA
- a CDS encoding ABA4-like family protein: MTGFLFELSFWLAAPVWLLMIFAPGWGPTDRIAGSPLTVLPVLVTYLALAIPVFPDLWTAVSSPDIDTFRELTALADGAGAIWAQVIAWDLLIGQWMYREARRLGISALLMGPLLVFTVLLSPLGLLVFLGLRAVVTGRRAAAASSRSAASSGRAAQ; the protein is encoded by the coding sequence GTGACCGGGTTCCTCTTCGAGCTCTCCTTCTGGCTGGCGGCGCCCGTCTGGCTGCTCATGATCTTCGCCCCGGGATGGGGCCCGACCGACCGCATCGCGGGGTCACCGCTGACCGTGCTGCCCGTGCTGGTCACGTACCTCGCGCTGGCGATCCCGGTGTTCCCCGACCTGTGGACCGCGGTCAGCAGCCCGGACATCGACACGTTCCGCGAACTGACGGCACTCGCGGACGGGGCCGGGGCCATCTGGGCGCAGGTCATCGCCTGGGACCTCCTCATCGGGCAGTGGATGTACCGGGAGGCGAGGCGGCTGGGGATCTCAGCCCTGCTGATGGGCCCCCTGCTGGTCTTCACGGTCCTGCTGTCGCCGCTCGGGCTGTTGGTATTCCTCGGGCTGCGGGCGGTGGTGACGGGCCGTCGGGCTGCTGCCGCCAGTAGCCGCAGTGCCGCCAGTAGCGGCAGAGCTGCCCAGTAG